The genomic region GATGCCCAGCAACTACACACATCCTGTAATTGTGACTTGCTCGTGTTGTAAATATTTACATTTCATATTCCATGGATCAAAGCAAATGGATCTAGAATAGATTGACAACCACATACAAAAAATCTCTAGAATGGTAGCTGCCAatggttttctaaaaaaaatatctGCCAATGGTGAGCTTAAATCAAACAAAATGATATCATTTGCAGATACTACTGTGAGAGGTTCTCTTCCACTGTTTTTATTTCATTTGTTCTGCCAATGGTGAGCTTAAATCAAACAAAATGATATCATTTGCAAACACTACTGTGAGAGGTTCTCTTCcactgtttttatttcttttgtaaATACTTAAACAGTAACCAATATTCTATAGTAGGAAGTACTTCAGGCAGAGCAATGCTAACGCCAGGGAGTTTACAGTTATTCATCAAATTTATAGGAGTGCACACTGGTTACGCTTCCTTGTAATCGCAAAGACATAAACAGAAAATACATTAAAAAGAATACCACTCCAATTAACAAATCAATAAGCCACACAGACCTTTCCAAGATTGGTGGGTCAATGTGGGACTCCTCCTTGATTGGGGGACATAAAGGTTCTGGTTCCCATTCATCACATAGCTCATCAACCTCCTGCGGAGATTAAAATGCAAACTGTTACCCAAATATTTCATGAAGGGACAACAAAAACCAAtagttattactccctccgttccaaaatagatgactcaactttgtactaacttgaACAAACTGCGAACAAAGTACAAAAACCACTCAACCTTTTCGCTAAGTGGCTTCTTTGGAGGTTTGTAGCTCTTCCTGGAAAGCTGAAACACTATGACGGCAATAAGAAGTCCTTCCACAACCAAGTGACCTGAATCAATGACACCGCCTCAAAATGTCAAAAACTATACCAGCACCATCATGAAATCACACATTATTTGTTGATGGGTAGAAGAGGATTACCATCGATATGAACCCCGAAGACGACAGCACGGGCAAGAGGAGCGTTGAATGCAGCTGAGACACGAGCAAGCGCTGCCGTGGTGGCATTCACAATCGGCAATGCCATGTCCATGTCCCAGCTCTATGGCAAAGCCTTTTCCAACAAAGGGTAACCTCAGCCTTTCAAATCTGCCAAACAAACAACGCTCCTTTCCTCAATCAACCAGATCGGTCAAAGAAAAGCAGAATCTAGTACGGGAACACACACAAAACTGATCCCAAAGATCGAACAGACACATAAGGCGTCATGTTTAACCCGGGTTATTTTTACAACAGGTACAGTAAGAAGTCACGCGCTTGGATCCAATCTGAGGGCGAACTCGTCCCAATAAAGCTCTTAACTTTCCCACTTTCTGCACGCTCCTAGTAAAATCCAAATCTCACCCGCATCGAGGGACATGGGCAGCGAGATAAGGTTCAATGAAGGCCTTGCCTATGCGGCCCCAAACAAACCCGgatggccgctgccggcggcgGAGATCTCAGAGGAGAGGATGCCGCGTTTCGTTTCGTTTGGTTGGGAGGAAATTGGACTAATGAACACCAATCTTCAAAAGAAAACCCATCTTACCTCCGGCAAAGAGCCATTGTCGTCCTCGCGAATCCCCAGAACTCGAAATTCTAAATTCCAATGGAAGAGAAGAGGGAACATGAGCTCTCCTCACCTGGGACACCCTAACCCGATGCGCCGGACGGCGGTGCTCGTGCTGATTACCAGGTGCCAGCACCAGCGCAGGATCGCAGCCCCGCAATGGATGGCAGCACGGGGTTAACAGAGCAGAGGGGGGCGAGGGATTCGGAGAAAGTCAGTGCTGGAGagagacgacgacgatgaggaatagaatacggagggaggaggagatgggTTGGGTTTTGTTTGAGTGGGCTTGTGTTCGGGCGGCGGTCGGTCGGTCATCTTTGGCTGGCTGGGCTGTGTCTATACTTTTCGGCCGGCCAGCGCGTTAATAATGAGGAAGATTCAAGGCTCTCGGTTATCCGCGTGCTATATGTTTCGCTGGGCTCCCGTCGACCTCACCTCTGCATCCGCGGCCGGCCCTCTGCCTCGCCTCCCCCGAGATGCAGATCGAAAGAAACGAAAAAAGAagcagcgccggcggcggcggtggcggtggcggcggcaaagTGAGAAGATGACGGAAGTACCTGTCGGTGGCTGGACTGGGGGAAGCCAGGTCGTTGGCGTCGGGCGGGTCGGTGACGCCTCCGGATCCGCTCTGGCCGTCTGGGACTCTGGGTAGGTGGGCAGCTCTTTCGGGGGGATCTGGTTTTCGGGGGGCAGAAACAAACGGACATATGAGCGGGTCAAGTCGTGGCCATCCGAAACGCGGAAGGAGGGAGGGAAGGTTCCGTTCCCCTTCTCCCTCGCTCGAACTCGAcggcgccaccgccaccgccgtccCCTTCCGGCACCATGTCCATGCCCAAGGGGGACATGGGCATGGCGGCCGCGAGGCTCACGGACGACCTCCTCGTGGAGATCCTCGCGCGCGTGCCCGCCAAATCGCTCGCCCGCTTCAAGTGCGTCTCCAGGCACTGGCTGAGCCTCACCTTCCACCGCAGCCACCGCAGGAGGCTCCCCCAGACGCTGTCCGGCTTCTTCTACAGCAGCACCGGCGGGGAGTGCTTCCTGGAGTCACCTGTCCAGTTCACCAGCGTCGGGGGCAGCCGCCGCCCTCTGGTCCGCACCTCTTTGGCGTTCCTCCCCAGCCACCGGCGCGTCGACCTCCAGGACTGCTGCAACGGCCTCCTCCTCTGCCGCTGGTACCACGTCTCTGCCCGTGGCGACGAGTCCCGTTACGTCGTGTGCAACCCCGCCACGGAGAAGTGGGTCGTCTTGCCGGACTCCGGCCAGGCGGGCGAGGTGGGCGCCGCTCGTATGGGCTTCGACCAGGCCGTATTCTAGATGGCGGTCATATTCAGCAGTCACAGGGTCGCCTGCATTATGCCAATTTTcatcaagatgaagatggccgTGTGGTTCGACTAGCAGTTCATGTTCTCGAGGACTATGACAGCAAAGAATGGATATTGAAGCATAGCGTTGAAACTTCATATTTATCCGGAGGAACGCATGTTCTTGGCCTTAATGTGGACTTCCATTTGATTGCGGTTCATCCGGAATGTAACTTGATATTTTTCACTGTGGGGCGGGATACCACCTTCATGTGCTATAATATGGgagtaaattgcagaaaaccaTCAGTTTGAGGGCTAGGTTAGCAGAAATCACTACATTACAGTTTCTTGGCAAAAAACACCAACTCTCTCGTAAACAATTTTGCAAATACCACTGATCGGACACCGATAagtggatttatgacaggtggggcccggtttTTGCCGACGTGGCGCTGTCAGCTGGTCCGACAGCCGTTAGACGCCGTTAGACGGCGCCGTTCATTCTGTTTCCTCTTATCCCCCGTTTCCCCCGTCTTCTTCCCccgtttcccccttcttctccCCTGTTCCCGGTCGTGCAGCGCACCGTCCTCGCCCCCCGTCGCAGCCATGAGTCCGGCGAAGTCGAGCGATGCTGGCAGCGGCGCCCAGCCGTCCACTGGCGAGATGTGCGGGAGCTCGAACCCTATGAAGGCGAcggcagaagaagaggaggaggaggactcgtAGTACTCGGTGGAATTCAGGGCGGCCAGATCTTTCGTCGCGGCGGTGAAGGCAAATCCAGTTGGAAGCCAGCACATTGCTTCAGCTTTCGGCGACGTCTAGTGAGATCCCAGTCCCATTCCCCTCCCCAATCACATTCTCCTTCtgttgctagggttagggttaatgTAGTTCTAGGGTTTGTGTGTGTTATAGTTCTGTAATTAGAATGATATAGTTCTTTAATTAGATGCTTACAACTAGGGTTTCTGCAAATAAAAGGATATGAATTGTTGCACTCAAATGATGTTCCGCTCTGGTCTGCACTAGCTTGCTTCAGTTTCCCTTAAGTACTTATAGTGCACTATTGTATTATTATTTGCAGTCTTGAAGATGAGGTTTGGGAATTGAGGATGCATTTTCATGATAGAGATAATATTGAAAGGAGTATGATGATGTCAGACATCATATATTACAATTTGGTAGCACTGATGGAGACGGAAGGGTATGGTTTTAGAGATTATATGTATTATGTGAGGGACCCTGGGCTAGGGATTGAAGGAATGGAAGAAatagatgatgatgataagttagaGGAAATTTTAGACCACGTAGCAGAGCAGAATAACAAGATATTGAATGTGACAATAGTTAGGGCCAGTGCAGAGAAAGTTCCCAATATAAATACCAGTGTTAATGTCATTGAGATGCAGACCCCAATAGAACAAATTGGAGAGCCCAAACTGTATCAGATTGATGATGAAGGAGTGTTGTTCAATGCTGAAAATGTGCATGTAGAAGCTGAGAGTTGTGATGCGGGAGGAGAACAAGAGCCAATGCCCTTGCAGTTTGACACACAGCAGAGCAGAATAAATGTGAGCCTGGAATCTGCTTTAGGTGATGCAGTAGTGGAAGAATACCATGTGACTGACAATTCAGAGGAGCAACTGTTAATAGAGCAAGAAATGGAGGAGAAAAGGAGAAATGAAATTGAAATGTTTAGGAACAACAAGAAGGAAAGAGTGAATGAGACTTGTTTGAACAAGAAGGAAAGAGTGAAGGAGACTTGTTTGAACAGGAAAGCAGCAGTGATGGACAATGAagaggatagtgatgatgatgatctaGTAAAATATGGTGATATCTTAGCTAGGCTTGAGGAGATGAGAAGACAGAGGAATGACCCAGAACTTCATTTTGAAGGGGACACGGATGTTGAGGAAATGTGTGACTCAGAGGTGGATGATGAGCTGTATGTGCCACAAGGTGAAGAAGAGGatgtagaggaggaagaggaggaggaattgGAGGAAGAGGAACAAGAGGATGAGCTAGGGCAAGGTGTACCAAACAAGAGAAGGGCCAAGAGACAAAGAAAAGGcccaacaagcaattcacatgggAGTATAGAACACATGTTTGAGGAGGACTGGATTTCATCATTTGATGAGGACAAGAAACCACAagaccttggtgtggaagatgatgatggtgttgAGGCATTGGCATATGTGTTGCCCAATGGTAGAAAAAGCAgagcaaagaagatgaagaagaggttaTGGTTTGATGAGCACAGAGCTCATCCAGAGGAGCAATTTGTGAAGCATATTTGCTTCTTAAATGTGTACCAGTTTAGAACTGCACTTCAAACCCTGCACATTGCTCAAAACAGGAACTTTGTCTACCACAGAAACTGCGGTGATAGGGTGATAGCACAGTGCATAGATGAGCAATGTCCCTTCTATATAGCAGCTTCTCAGATTGCAAATGAGAAGTCATTTACAATTAGGAAGGTGTATTTAGTGCACACATGCCCTTCTATGTCAGAGAACACTAAAGTCACTGCTAAGTGGGTTTCAAAATTTTGTGAGGAGGCTATCAGAAATGACCCATGCACAACAATCACAAGTATTATTAATACTGCAAAGAGCAAGTATGGTGTGGACATATCAACACACATGGCATACAGGGCAAAGAGGGCAGCAAAGGCTGTTGTGTTAGGAGACCAGAAAGCCCAGTACACCAGGATTAGGGATTATTTACAGGCTGTGTTGGATACAAATCCAGGTTCAAGATGCATTGTGACAATAAGATATCTGAAGGAGCATCCAAGCACTAACCCTAGGTTTCATGCACTGTTCATATGCTTGAATGGATGCAAAGAAGGGTTTCTCAATGGCTGCAGACCATTCATAGGTAAGTCAATAATATTTGTGCTAAGTGCTACTAATGTTTGATTTCATGTGCTAATCAATTGTGATTTCATTTATTTGTTGTAGGTCTGGATGGTTGTTTCATCAAGCTCACTACTGGTCAACAAATTCTAGCTGCAACTGGAAGAGATGGGAACAATAATATTTTCCCCATTGCCTTTGGAATTGTTGATAAGGAGGACACTAACTCCTGGACCTGTTTTTTATACCAGTTGAGACAAGCATTAGGTGGAGAATCTGGGAAGTTTGGGAACTACACAATAATTTCAGATAGGCAGAAGGTAATCAGTTGTAATTACTTTCTTTATTTACTTTCTTTATTTACTCTCTTGTATTTACTTTCTTGTATTTACTTATTGTACACACAGGGCCTTTTAAAAGCCATTACCAAAGTGTTTCTCAATTGTCCCCAAAGGTTTTGTCTTAGACATATCTACCAGAACTTTCAAAATGATGGGTTTAGAGGGCCTGAATTAAAGCAATACATGAATGCAGCTAGTTATTCATATACTGAACATGGTTTTAAAACTGCAATGGCTGCATTAAAGAATGAGAGTGAGGCTGCTTGGGAATGGCTAAGCAAAATACCTAAACACACTTGGGCCAGACATGCAACAGATATGAACTGCAAAACAGACTTAGTTGTTAATAATCTAAGTGAGGTTTTCAACAAGTGGGTTCTAGATGTCAGGGCTAAACCAATTAGAACCATGGTGGATGGAATTAGGACAAAGTTAATGGTCAAGTTCAATGCAAATAGAGCAAAGATTGAGACTGTAAGATGGGAAATTTATCCAACATATGCTGAGAAATTAGAGGAAGCAAAGAAGTTTGCAAGGAACTGTCATGCTTTGATGGCTGGGCCCAATCTTTACCAAGTCACTAGTGGGGAGAGAACTTATGTTGTGAACCTACAACATAGGACTTGTGGGTGCAAGAAGTGGGATATGACAGAAGTTCCTTGCAATCATGTTATTTCTGCCATACACAAGGCTAAGCTTCAGCCAGAGGACTTTGTTCATGATTTCTTCAAAAAAAAGATGTACCTGGCAGCTTACAGTCCCATTATATATCCTGTACCTGAACCTGATATGTGGCCAAGGACAGACAGTATGGACAATGAGGCTCCAGTTTTCAAAGAACACAAGGGAAGGGCACAGactaagaggagaaagggccaataTGAGAAGCCAGCTCCCAAAAACACCTCAAAAATGGCCTCAATTACCTACTCTAATTGCAAAAAGGTTGGCCATAGATACACCAACTGTAATGTTGCTTTGAATCCATCACTGGCAATGAGAAAGAATAGGCATGAGGTAACCAATGTCCTAATATTGACTATTTGTTGCTGGTTTGAATCCATCTTCCTGTTCTTACACTATTTGATCTTTTTGTAGCCAAGCAGCAGCTCCTATGAACTTGATGCAGCCACACCAGCAAGGAGGGCCTCTtctgctgctggtgctgctgctacTGCACCATCACCAGCAAGGAGGGCCTCTTCTTCTGCTGGTGCTGCTGCTACTGCACCATCACCAGCACAGAGGGCATCTTCTTCTTGTGCTACAGCACCTGGACCAGTAAAGAAGAGGGCCTCTTCTGCTTCTGGAACAACAACTGGACCaccaaagaagagggcatcttctgcTTCTGCAACAGCACCTGGACCACCAAAGAAGAGGGCCACTTCTGCTGCACCACCACAGAGGACAGCTGCTTGTAGTTCATCATCTGCTGCAAAGGGTAAAACAGCAGTAACTAGATCTTCAGCtgctgcaaagggagcaagcacatctTTCTTGCCTCCAAGGCCAACTGGTGTTTCCCAAAGAATCAGGAAGCCCACCCAGAAAATTAGAGATTACTTGACTGCTTCAGGTGCTCCATGGGAATGATGCATTTTAGGTGTGTGAAAACTCTTGTGATGATGGTCAGTTTGGTTGTGTGTCAAAATACTGTCAATTTGGTTGTGCCAAACTGCTGTTGAGATGTTTGGTTGTGTCAAAATACTGTCAATTTGATCAGTTTGGTTGTGATGATGGTCATGTAGTTGAGATGTTTAAGTTAAGTTGTGATACTATAATGCTTCAGGTATCTTTTCTGGTATTTTGTGATGATGAGTTTATCATACATTTTGTGATGATGAGGCTAGATGTCGACAAAGCCATCAAAGATGCCAAAAAACCATCGAAGATGCCTAAAAACCCTAGTGAAGGCTAGATGTCGACAAAACCATCGAAGATGCCTAAAAACCCTAGTGAAGGCTAGATGTCGACAAAACCATCGAAGATGCCAAAATACCCTAGGTGATGGCTAGATGTCGACAAAACCATCGAAGATGCCTAAAAACCCTAGTGAAGGCTAGATGTCNNNNNNNNNNNNNNNNNNNNNNNNNNNNNNNNNNNNNNNNNNNNNNNNNNNNNNNNNNNNNNNNNNNNNNNNNNNNNNNNNNNNNNNNNNNNNNNNNNNNNNNNNNNNNNNNNNNNNNNNNNNNNNNNNNNNNNNNNNNNNNNNNNNNNNNNNNNNNNNNNNNNNNNNNNNNNNNNNNNNNNNNNNNNNNNNNNNNNNNNNNNNNNNNNNNNNNNNNNNNNNNNNNNNNNNNNNNNNNNNNNNNNNNNNNNNNNNNNNNNNNNNNNNNNNNNNNNNNNNNNNNNNNNNNNNNNNNNNNNNNNNNNNNNNNNNNNNNNNNNNNNNNNNNNNNNNNNNNNNNNNNNNNNNNNNNNNNNNNNNNNNNNNNNNNNNNNNNNAATCATCAAAGATGCCTAAAAACCCTAGTGAAGGCTAGATGTCGACAAAACCGTCGAAGATGCCAAAATACCCTAGGTGATGGCTAGACGTCGACAAAATCATCAAAGATGCCTAAAAACCCTAGCTGAAGGCTAGATGTTGACAAAACCCCCAAAGATCCCTAAAAACCCTATTTGATGGGTAGACGTCGACAAAATCATCAAAGATGCCTAAAAACCCTAGTGAAGGCTAGATGTCGACAAAACCCCCAAAGATGGCTACAAACTCTATTTGATGGCTCAAATACATAAATTCTAAAAAGATCAGATTTCATCCAAATACTCTAAATACCATCACATTTAGCATTAATTCAAATCCATAGATAATCATAGTACTAGATTAGTACATTACAGATCCATAGTTCAGGAAATTAAAACCATAATCTCATTACAGCACAACCAACCACACCCTACAAAAGGTAAGCATATGTCAAATGATAGTGCCCTCTTCCACAGCCAGGTGATCATTCATTTAGGATGGCCTTGATCCCCTGCAGCTTCAAATTGCTCTCCTGCAGCTTCACATTGCTCTCATGCAGCTTCACATTGCTCTCTTCAACACTCTTCTGCATCTCATCAATTTGGATATGTAAGTTCTTCCTCTCTTCAGCTAGCTTGAGCTTCATGTTCCTAATGACACTGGCATGAGCAGCTGCCAGGTTCTTCACCATCTCATACTTCTCCTCCAACTTCTTGGTATCAGCATCTGTCTTTTCTATCTCTACCCTACGTTGCTGGGCATCCACAAGTGCATTGACATCTTCAACCAGCTTCTCATAGCTGGCCTGTAACTTTTTCTTCTCTTGTGTCAGGTTATGAACTTCAAAAGAATTTATCAGAGTGTCCTCAACCCTCTGTCTCTTGTTGTCTTCATACATCAACCATAACTTGTGCAATGCATTCTCAAGGGTATTGGGCCAAGCAGGATCAATCCATTTAACTAGTCCACAGTCTCTACCTTCCTGAAATAAGGTAGTATTCAAAACCATATTAAAACCTTTCATCACAACCAAAGCTAAAAATATTATATTTCAGGAAGAAAGCACTGATGTTTTGCTCTCAATTATACAATGATGTGCTGCTATTAGGAATAAACTAACCCATGCATCCACTGTACTTTAATCTAATTAACATTGTTGCCAGAGTAAAAAATGACTGCCTAAACACTCTCCTTAGAGTAAACAATGACTGACTCAACACTCTCCTAAGAGTAAACAATGACTGCCTCAATAGTCTCCCAACTTAACAATAAATAAACAATGGCCAAATCCTAACAATGATTGTGCTCTCACTTAGAAGCATATACCTTCTCAGCGCAACAGAGAAACCTCCTCCCAGTTAGAATTCCTTCAAAAGCAACGCGCCTCTATGCTAACTTCCCGTGACCATGGCACAAAACCTGCATTTCATCTTCAGGGCCCTCGAAATCGGAGTCCTTAGTTGAAGCAGGGACCTGGGAGTGCAAAGAAATGCATAACATTTCATCAGCTAACACACAAGCTCCTTTGAGAAAAATATCCCCAAATCATAgaacaaaccctaaccctaaccctaggaaAATATCCCCAAATGCATACCCGCATTCTGCCGTCGTCAGAATCAGAGCTGATGTACTGCCTAGTGTGCTCGCTGCTATCGTCGCTTTCACTCCAGGACACCATgacgatgcggcggcggcggcgcgacgcggagcggagcggccggcggcggcgagcaagaaCAGAGCGAGAACGTGCGAGAGCAAagtgagagtgagagtgagagacAGAGGAGTGAATCACTTAAGTTCACGTGCGAGAGCGCCGTCTAACGGCTGTCCGACCAGCCGACAGCGCCACGTCGGCAAAaaacgggccccacctgtcataaatccactTATCGGTGTCCAATCCGCCGATCAGTGGTATTTGCAAATTGTTTACGGGAGAGTTGGTGTTTTTTGCCAAGAAACTGTAACGTAGTGATTTCTGCTAACCTAGCCCTCAaactggtggttttctgcaatttactcTATAATATGGATAGTCGGCGGGTCAAAGTGATCTGCAATCTTGAAGATGGCAAGCCGCCATATCTGCCGTATGTGCCGTTGTACACAGAGTTATAATCACTGCACA from Triticum aestivum cultivar Chinese Spring chromosome 4A, IWGSC CS RefSeq v2.1, whole genome shotgun sequence harbors:
- the LOC123085298 gene encoding F-box protein At5g07610-like, yielding MSMPKGDMGMAAARLTDDLLVEILARVPAKSLARFKCVSRHWLSLTFHRSHRRRLPQTLSGFFYSSTGGECFLESPVQFTSVGGSRRPLVRTSLAFLPSHRRVDLQDCCNGLLLCRWYHVSARGDESRYVVCNPATEKWVVLPDSGQAGEVGAARMGFDQAVF